GACATATGCTTGACGAAAAATATTTTAAggtatataaaacataaagtcATCAGTTGAATATCTCACTCAGTATTGTCAGTGTGGCAGGAGGAGAGTGAGGTGATGGTTTATGAACCCCTCTCACATCTGTTGTGTAGTAACAACCAATGTCCAGTGATACAGGTGATTTAACACCCGTCCATGAGAGAACTTCTGCCCCAGTGAGACTAAGATGACATGGACTGAGTCGTACGACttgattttcattttgtctGTTTGCATAGAAATAACACTGAATTACTGTAACATCTGCTGGACTCTCACAGGTCAGATTAAATGACCGGGACTTTGTCAGGACATCTGGAGATGCTTTTATATTAGGGATGTCTGCAAAatagaaaaaattaaaaaagagaAGATAAGATAAGTAGCAAAATGAAGTTCATGATACGAGTCTTCACTTATCTTTACCTATTGATTGATTTAATGGTAATACTGTATTTGGGTGGGAAAAATATCACTGTTTATATTGTCCTGGGTACACATGCATATTTATATAAACGTAAAAGTCAATATTGtactttgtgtttatataacCAAAAATTATATAACCATACATTTAACatatacaaaatgtttttgtcatgattctgccgcatcatgtcatgtttctcttggtctagtggcaggatcatgacagaaccccatgttttatgtggagagaggcattctggccctgttggccttccatatgccctctccggtcttgtctctgttcccgccctttcgtctcttCATTAttgattagggatgtaacgattcaccgtgagccggttgaaaatcggttgtaatgagcaacgattcaaatcggttgaggcttgaactgaatcgcgatacattctttgaacagcagggaccgctattttcactgcaaatctaaacgtggatgctgatatttcttaaatgcaaaaaaatccaagaaaagcacagacagtattagtttgtttatattaaagagactttttctattattaatttgttataaaattgcagtttagttttgttatttgaaataaaacattattttatcatacaaagaaacgtgaagcatttaagaaataatgcaagggaagttgttcatttctaatttgtttcaactcattttttcaaaataaatcgtgagtaaatcgtgactaaatcgcatcgtgagatcagaatcgtgactcgcatcgcatcgtgagctgagtgaatcgttacatccctattattgattgttaattagttcatgccccgcacctgttccctcttgatttgttccctttataaggcccctgtgttttctgtcccgtgctggttcattgtcattcGTTTCATGTGGgtgtagtctagtctagtctagtcattCGTACTCCAATGTAAATGTTATCTTTAGTCTTGtcaggtgtagttagtccttgttcctgttgTTATGTCCTGTAATGcccttgttcttgttttaccccatcgtgggtttttgttttgtctttttgttatttattatagcCTTGTGTTAACCCcctacccgctgtctgcgtttggtcCTCTGTCCTGTGTCTCACCTCCCCCCGTGACAGttttttattgagaaaaatatatatattttaaatatttctgcTTTATGTAAGTTCTGCTGTCATAAAGCTATGGGAAAGAGTGATGCGCATGAGATACGGATGGATGGTAACTAGAATATTTAccattattatcatttttattataaatcatttttatttatagtaattattttattttactgtaaatcagaaaccataagttaTCTTActaaatgttttacaaaaagAGGAATTAACGCATGTGTAcaataaaatcaaaatctgaTTGTTCTGTGTACTTAAATTTGGAAACTTGAAAAAAATTGATAATTACCTCAAAGCCTCTGAGTTTTGTCTATTTATTTGGGTTTACTGACCTATTAGTTTATAAATAATGGTACAATAATTGAATATTTTGGTTTGTCTGGTCTTTGATAATGTGACGCATACATGAACATAACCATATTTACACCGGATTTACTTTAAATATCATTGCCGcataaaattataaatgcataaaatatgaaatatcagTAAATAAATAGTTTGCTTCTCCTACTTCAAAACTTGACCGATCACACATGCTTAAACATTTTGCACATTGCCACTTATCTAGGAAGACAGGAATGAATTTAGATCACTTACTATATGACCAAACCTCCATGAGAAGCTGCAGAGCAATGATGAGAAACATCTCCATTACAGCAAGCGTAAGAAATGTATGTGCGCGATAGAACGAGACTCACCCAAGATCTAAATTAGACTGTAGAAGATCAAGGACAGGAAACCACTTCATGTATTGTGCTGTCAGTTTAATGTGCATCATGAGCTTGACAGACTACAACAAATATATCTTCCATCTTCTAATAAAATGataacaaatattgtttttctttaatatgTCTGATACCTTCACGTTTTTAACAGAGATGTGCAAATACAAGTCTCTGTTAAATTAAAGCACGTGACTAAACGTGTGACCGCACAGACAAACCTGAGGAACAGAGAAAAGTGAAAAAGTGAAGTAAGAAACATGGTGGAAACATGCGGTGCAGTGCAGTACAAACCTCACCAAAGCATAACTAAACCACTTATTGTGTTTGACACAGAAATGAGTCTTTTGCTTTGTCCTGATGTTGTAACGGGTGGTCATGGCTCCACACATGTGCTCATACACGTAGGTAGGCTGagacagaaatgttttcacaaaGGGCCTTTTTATTATTAGACCAGCAGTATCAGACAATGTACAGTTAGTTTGggtatttttaaaattaaaacaaaaatgatgacatcatttgatAGAGCACTTGTAAAGGAAATTAATTTTGCAGGGGTTGCTTTGGGATCTGTGCTAGACTGTATAATTCATGACGCTCTGTGGAGACATCAGAGATTGTGCAGTACACGTGGTACACTTTATCctacagacaaaaaaaagacGTGTATATAAATACACCGAAGCCGGGGCAATGAAAGAGAAGTACGACATTCAGGTCCAGTGGAAAACGTTGGAAGCaaatatactgtttaactaAAACCAAAAGGATTAAAAGAtttctgttgtgtgaaatcaaatcaaatattggcctaaatattatttgtaaaaCTTACAATTAGAAAAgctgcctcagaaataaactgaaataataaaatcaaaataaactaaaaacacaaacttaaaaacatttttacatgtgcaaaaaaacacacgTTATCAcacgtgaaatgtgtgtttttggaactcTTGTGGGAATCCCATCATGTAAATGAAACCCATGGGATCGCGTGTGCAACATACATGTGATCACGTTTTTCACAAGTCGCCACATGCTGCACATGCGGGCTTCACATGGGAATTTACATGATGGGATTCACACAAAAGTGTTCCAAAAATGGTTTCTGCACATGTAAAACACATGTTGTACACAGGTGATCACGTGTGTAAAACATGGGAAATtcgtgtcttttctgtaaggacgatgaaaataaatgaataaatgctgaaatgacaaaacacaacaaaaacataaaatataaaaacagctaTTTCAAAACGAATAAAACTaataacaaaactataataactgttTTAATTTTGAGTGTCACGGCTCACCTCATGTTCCTCAGAAAGTTCCTCAGATTCTTCAGTGTCATCTGACGGATACAATAGTGAACATTGTCTCAAATCAACATTTTTATGCAAAATACCACAAAAGCACGCACATCACATCGCACGTCTGATGAATAGCCTTTGTGCTCGAAACGTTACACATTTTGTGAAAGcctatttttgtttatatttttggaaCTTTGGTGTGCCGACTTTTCGTGCAAAGCAGCTTAAAGGAATATGTACATAACTATAAGAAAAATCTCCAACCTTGTTCAAAATTGTACACATAGAGCAGCACATAATCATTTGTATGGATGACAGTGACGTACCTGGTGGTCTTTGTGCGAATGCCATGGAAGTTTCCATAGGACTAAACAGATCAGAAGTACACGTTTAACTGTTTTAAACCAACTAAACCATTAAACAAACTACTGCATCACTTAATCTCACCTCATCTTctttggtttgtgtttggcaCTGTTGAAGCAGCACAGACAAATTCCCGTGAGTCCGGTTAATAAAATCCCTCCGCCGGTGCTTGCCAGCAGCATGATAAACCAACTCTCTTTGTGTTGGTGAGAAATAAGAACGATCGATCACAATTTGACAGTCAGTTTTCAAATAGGCCAGATTCTGAATAAGAAACGAATGAGATGTAATGCTCACTTCTTCCAGAACCCTCAGTCTTAACAGGAGTTGAAGTTTGGAAAACTAAAACGTTGAAAGAGggtatacagtataaatgtgtGGACATTGAGGGTCAGTAGCGGTTTTAACAAGGATCTTTACTTTAATGTGAAACTCACCTGGTGTTGTGCTCCAGGAAACAGGGATGGAGAATAAAGATGGAGTCGTCTCTAGAAGAGCCGACAAAACGACATAATGTTgtgttgtattatattatacatacaAGTCAAGGTTATAGGTGAATCCATTTTCTAAACCACTCttctaaatatgttttgttgttgtttggttagTTTTGGGGTGAATCTATACATTGTTCCTCATTTCAGACGGTATAAGTAGTGAACCTTTGTGTTTCAGATTCACATGATCACATTTCGAAAATATCAACACATCACAGCCTTGACTTCTACCATGTGACCATAGTTATGCTTCCTTATTATCATTGTTATGAAGATATTACTCTGGGATCTGAAAGTTTAATTTGGTCTCGTTCACATTGTGATACAGTGCGTCCTTGACATCTTcctaacatgaaaaataaagtttgtgGTTCTCACCGTCAGCACCGCCTGTTGTGTTCCCAAAACTAGGAATGGATgctgaaatatttaaaacatcatcTTCAACACAACAAGACAATAGTCGGCGAAGGAGAAATGATCACCACTCACTGGTCTACCCACTTTGTGGCTCTGTTGTAGATGTGATTGTAGAGAAAGTCGATGTTGAATCTGCAGAGGGAATTTTGCAGTTACAAAATGCATATCATCATCACAAGTGCATGAAACAGGAGGTTGCGCTTTTGTGAACAGAGCTGAAGACAAGTGGTTTACATGATGTAGTTTTTCTACTGCATTAGAAAAGTATATTTGGGACTTATAGTGTATGGTGGAGTCGTGCGTAAGTATGTGAATTGGGACttgagttattatagttttgattttagttttatttcattttattaatattttaaatgagcttttctCTTTTGATTTTTAGTTTATATGTAAAATTTAGTTAAAGTTTTGGCAATTGCCtttgttattttatcatttattttttatgtttctgtataagactaattcatttttattttagtttttgtttattattataattttagtgctttaagcTTACTTCAGTATATTTTCGAGGCAACATTtccatttttcttttagttaagtctttccaataattttaggtcaatatttgatttgatttcaatgaacagatttaattttgataaactaaaataaccttgattgGGACGCACCTATGTGACAGTAAACGGTGACCAAATCTTACAATGCAGAAAAATATGCCAGCCATGATCGCTGCACAATGATACTGTTAGCTTTTTGAAAAGGTTATAGCTGTGATTTATTGTGAATAAAGACCAGTTAGCATCAATGACTAAACAAATCAATTatgaataacatttaaaatacagtatacaatCATAAAGAAATCACTTACAAATTGTTGATTCCTCTGTTTTTGGCTCGGTGTTTGGCAGCTGGTGCGTGGTGACTCGGGGGGTTTGCACTGGAAGAAAAGCTATCATgtgaaataaatactttaaacaaataacagCGCCGGACAAACCCTCTTTACTTACCAGTAATCTCAAATGTTTCAGATAGTTTAAAATAAGCATATAATGACAAATATTACTCACCTGTTAGGTTGTATTTGTCACTGTGTGGTGAACTTCTGGACGGGTCCGTTTTTGGAGAATAATTGCAGCTCACTGATTTACTCTTAACTGAACGCAGTTTAATGAATAAATCTGATTCTTGAATTGTAAAACTACACAGTATTTTTCCAGACCTTTTATGCGAGTCTGTCTTTAAAAGCGGTTGGTCACTGTCTCCCAAGAACAGACAACAACCAGTGTTTTCAGATCCTGGTATTTCACATGTAATTCTGAATTCACCAAGCGAAGAGTGATGGAAGACTGTAATGTTTGGCTTCTCATCTGGAAGCAGATACAACCATCAAAGGAGCAACATCAGCGTCGACTGTAAAAACCATTTCAATAAGGAAGCATTGCTTGTTATTTGATAAAAGTGAAATGCGATCCATGAAAGGTTTTCTCAAACCGTATACTGAACATCTTACTGTAAGTTATGACTGTGGTGAAGAGAGACGGACTGGACGGTGTTTCTCGTGGCGTCTCCTCTGCATCTGTTGGTCCATCAGTTTTGAGCTGAACTGTGTTAGATTCTTTATACACTGATGCTGGAGATGCTGTTAGCGTGGACTGATCGGATAATCCTAAAAGATGCACACATAGATTACACAATGAACTATAAAAACTGTGAAGAGCATCACTTTTGGGACACTGGAATGTTTATGTTCAAAGAAG
This portion of the Triplophysa rosa linkage group LG20, Trosa_1v2, whole genome shotgun sequence genome encodes:
- the LOC130571382 gene encoding mucin-3A; amino-acid sequence: MNTDMLLLVLSVFTLMLQAHSQRLSDQSTLTASPASVYKESNTVQLKTDGPTDAEETPRETPSSPSLFTTVITYNEKPNITVFHHSSLGEFRITCEIPGSENTGCCLFLGDSDQPLLKTDSHKRSGKILCSFTIQESDLFIKLRSVKSKSVSCNYSPKTDPSRSSPHSDKYNLTVQTPRVTTHQLPNTEPKTEESTIYSTSTFSTITSTTEPQTSIPSFGNTTGGADETTPSLFSIPVSWSTTPVFQTSTPVKTEGSGRKSWFIMLLASTGGGILLTGLTGICLCCFNSAKHKPKKMSPMETSMAFAQRPPDDTEESEELSEEHEDKVYHVYCTISDVSTERHELYSLAQIPKQPLQN